CCTGCGGCCAAAATCACCGCCATCACCCAGCTCCTCACCGCCATCGGCATCGGCTGGGGCATCAGCTGGCTGCCGTACTCCGCGGACTACAGCCGCTTCATCAAGGTCCGAGCCTCCGACAAATCCGTGTTCTGGTCGACCGCGCTCGGCACGTACGTGCCGACGGTGTGGCTGGCCGCGCTCGGCGCGTGCCTCGCCAGCGCGGGTAGCGGCACCGACCCCTCCGGCCTGGTGATCGACGCGTTCGGCGTGATGGCGATCCCCGTCCTGATGCTGATCATGCACGGGCCGGTCGCCACCAACATCCTGAACCTGTACTCCTGCTCCCTGGCCGCACTGTCGATCGGCGTACGCGTCAAACGATGGAAGGTGACCCTCATCGCCGGCACGGTGGCATCGGCTGTGCTGTTGGTGTTCGTCCAGGCCGACAGCTTCGCCCATGCCTTCGACCAGTGGATGGTCTCAATCCTGGTATGGATCAGCCCGTGGGCGAGCATCGTGCTGGTGGACTTCTTCATCCTACGCCGGGGCAGAGCGGACGTGCCGTCGCTGTACCGCGACGACGCCTCGCCCTACGGCCCGGTGAACCACAGAGCGCTCATCAGCCTGGGCCTGGGACTGGTTGCCGCGTGGAGCTGGCAGTTCGGAACCGTCCCGGCGACACAGGGACCGATCGCGCGGGCGCTGGGCGACACCGACTTCTCCTGGCTGTCGGGAAGCCTGGTGGCGGGCGGGCTGTACTACCTGTTCGCCATTCGGGGCCGAAGGAAGTCGGCGGGGGTCCAGGACGTGATGCGTGAAGCGGTGTCGCCCCGGTGAGCGCGCGAATCCGCGTCCTGACCACCGGCGGCACGATCGCCTCCCGCCCAGACCGCCGGGGCGGGGTCAGCGTAACGGTCCCCGGCTCCGAACTGGTCATCGGAGCCGGACCGGTCGTGACAACCGAGATCCGCGAAGTGATGCTCGCGCACAGCTTCAACCTCACCCGTGCCGACGTGCTGCGCCTCGCCGGACAGGTACTCGCCGAGCTCCGTGACCCCACCGTGGACGGCGTCGTCGTCACCCACGGCACCGACACCATGGAGGAGACCGCCTACCTGCTCGATCTGCTCCTTTCCCCGGAGCACACCGTGGTGTTCACCGGCGCCCAGCGGCACGCGGCCGAACCGGACGGGGACGGCCCGCGCAACATCGCCGACGCCGTACGGGTGGCCGCCGACCCAGCGGCGCGCGGACTCGGCGCGCTCATCACCATGACTGGGCTCATCCATTCCGCACGGCACGCGACCAAGGCACACACCCTCTCGCCGGAGGCGTTCGCCTCCCCCGGCCACGGGCCGATCGGCGAGGTCTTCGGCGACCGGGTCCGGGTCTCCGCCCGCCCCGTGCGGCCCTGCGGATTCGACCTGACCGAACTGGGCGACTTGGCGGCACGGGTGGACATCGTGCCGGTCTACCTGGACGCTGACGGTGTGCAGGTCGCGGCGTGCAGGGCCGCGGGCGCCCGCGGCCTCGTCCTGGAGGCGATGGGCGCGGGGAATCCCACTCCCGGGGTGCTCCGCGAGATCCGCTCATGCGTCGCCGACGGCATCGCCGTACTCGTCACCTCCCGCTGTCGGCAGGGACCGGTGACCCCGGTGTACGGTGTGGGCGGTGGCGTCGACCTCGCCGAGGCGGGCGCCGTGTTCGCCGGATCGTTGCGCGCGCCCAAGGCCCGGATCCTGCTCGCGGCGGCCCTCGCGGCCGAGTCACGGACCGAGAGGGCTCTGGCCCGGCTACGGCCGCACCTCGACCTCTGAAACGGGGTTGGCGATGAGATTAATCTTGGTATCCGATCCCAGGTCGGAGCCCTGCTCGCTTAGAACTCCTAACAGAATGTGGTCAGTGGTTGAGGCGGCGCCGGCAGATGATGGCGGAGGCCGGGATCATGAAGGCTTCGTGGATGTCGTCGCGGATCTCCCAGCGGATGCGTAACCGGCGAAACCAGTGCGGCGGGGCGAGCGTCTGTTCCACCGCTCACCGATGCACGCCCGAGCCGAAGCCCGGTTCCTGGGACAAGAACTCCCACGGGATCGCGGTGTAGAGCACGGACAAGATCCCGCACAATGCTTGACGATCGTCGATCCACTTGCGCTCGGGGTCGCGGTAGCGGCGTCCGATCGTCGGAAGCAGTCGGAAGCAGTCGGAAGCAACGGCTCGATGCGTTGCCAGAGCCCATCGGGCACGGTCTACGGTGGCCGCTCGCCCTTCCTCACATCCGGTTCAACGACCGATCATGTTCGCGGACTCGGCCAGCCTCATTCTGTTAGGAGTTCTTATTTGGTACTTCTTCTCGCCGTCGTAGCCCCTTGCGCTGTGGGGCGAGAGACGGATTGTCGTTTCAGGGGTTTCCGGGGGATGAAGATATGGAGACTGTGGCCGTACGACCGGCATGGTTGACCAAGCGGTGCAGGGCGATCAACCCATAGCCGAGCAGTACGAAGCAGACGGCCAGCGCCAGCGCCATGAGCGCCACCCCGCCGTACCCGAATGTGTCCACATCCAGAAACGGATAGGGATACCGCTTCCACGCGTCTGGAGGCAGCAGGGCGCCTCTGACCAGGGCAAAGGTCAGATAGGCCATCGGATAGACCAGCCAGGTGAGAGCGGCCGCCCATTTCGGCCGAGAAGCGATCCGATCGAAGAACAGCCAGTCGATCACGGCCATGACGGGCGTCACGTAGTGGAGAAGGAAGTTGCCCAGACCGTGACCGTGAAGGGAGAGGTGCTCGAGGGGGCTGGCTCCGCGCATGCGCAGAAAGTGCCAGACCAGCCCAGTGATCACGATGTAGAGCGTCACCGCCCCCTTAAGCTCAGTAGGAGGGCGCCGCCTGCTGACCACCTGCCAGGAGTAGAACCCCGTGAGTAGTAGATTGCTCTGCACGGTGAAGAGCACGAGCGGGTTCAGCGGGCTGCCGAGGGCCATCCAGGTATAGATCAGGCCGA
This region of Streptosporangium sp. NBC_01495 genomic DNA includes:
- a CDS encoding asparaginase, translated to MSARIRVLTTGGTIASRPDRRGGVSVTVPGSELVIGAGPVVTTEIREVMLAHSFNLTRADVLRLAGQVLAELRDPTVDGVVVTHGTDTMEETAYLLDLLLSPEHTVVFTGAQRHAAEPDGDGPRNIADAVRVAADPAARGLGALITMTGLIHSARHATKAHTLSPEAFASPGHGPIGEVFGDRVRVSARPVRPCGFDLTELGDLAARVDIVPVYLDADGVQVAACRAAGARGLVLEAMGAGNPTPGVLREIRSCVADGIAVLVTSRCRQGPVTPVYGVGGGVDLAEAGAVFAGSLRAPKARILLAAALAAESRTERALARLRPHLDL
- a CDS encoding purine-cytosine permease family protein — translated: MSANDLAGSAVQGTSRFDEHGIEPIPQEARDSTPWQQFWIWSGANIAPINWVLGALGVTLGLSLLETLAVIAIGNLAGCAIFGLFNVMGHRTGVNQMVLSRAPFGRRGAIVPGVVQGLLTMGWVGVNTWVVLDLVLAVLGQMGIHGGTGLKYLVAAVIMAAQLGLALYGFYAIRTFEKYTVPITVLVMMIMTVLTLGQSDPNWTAATATTPAAKITAITQLLTAIGIGWGISWLPYSADYSRFIKVRASDKSVFWSTALGTYVPTVWLAALGACLASAGSGTDPSGLVIDAFGVMAIPVLMLIMHGPVATNILNLYSCSLAALSIGVRVKRWKVTLIAGTVASAVLLVFVQADSFAHAFDQWMVSILVWISPWASIVLVDFFILRRGRADVPSLYRDDASPYGPVNHRALISLGLGLVAAWSWQFGTVPATQGPIARALGDTDFSWLSGSLVAGGLYYLFAIRGRRKSAGVQDVMREAVSPR
- a CDS encoding Pr6Pr family membrane protein, with protein sequence MIWVTVYRLMLILAAVVGLIYTWMALGSPLNPLVLFTVQSNLLLTGFYSWQVVSRRRPPTELKGAVTLYIVITGLVWHFLRMRGASPLEHLSLHGHGLGNFLLHYVTPVMAVIDWLFFDRIASRPKWAAALTWLVYPMAYLTFALVRGALLPPDAWKRYPYPFLDVDTFGYGGVALMALALAVCFVLLGYGLIALHRLVNHAGRTATVSISSSPGNP